Proteins co-encoded in one Deinococcus sp. Leaf326 genomic window:
- the hsdR gene encoding type I restriction-modification system endonuclease, whose translation MAILAVEAALRTGQRDLLLAMATGTGKTKTAIALIYRLLKTGRARRVLFLVDRETLAVQAEGSFATTRLEGTRTFAETFGLTGIDDGPADASTAVHITTVQGLARRVLSDSPPPVDTYDLIVVDEAHRGYTLDRDLADAELGWRDESEYVSRYRQVLEHFDAVKVALTATPALHTTQIFGLPVFAYTYRDAVLDGVLVDHDPPYLIETELSTSGLQFRRGDTIPTYTPGADATELYEAPDDIGLEVEDFNRRVITRGFNRAVCAFLAQNISPTGPEKTLIFAVNDLHADEIVATLKEELRRVHGEVDDGSVVKITSKSDQPRKLTHRFRTEVQPAIAVTVDLLTTGIDVPAITNLVFLRRVGSRILFEQMLGRATRQAPDIGKTTFRIYDAVRAYEAVQDFTTMGPVVRQPSRTFVSLAEDALRAPTPEARLLLRDELVAKLQRVRRRLTDAAKDTFEGETSLSVEAFLGALRGAAAADLPVLLESAAPVMVVLDTGRTRGGQPIFISDHEDTVVSVVQAYPTGQRPDDYLAGFLTFIERERDRLPALTAVLTRPGSLGRADLLALRRELDRQGFSEAALRTAFAQTRQVDAAASIIGFIRAAAGNEAPQPFEARVDAALARLLGSRTWTPPQPTWLTRLASQLKANQVIDRAFMDEPSNPVRREVGGFDRLNERIFGGELPTILERLQDEVWARAG comes from the coding sequence ATGGCCATCCTGGCGGTCGAAGCCGCCCTGCGCACCGGGCAGCGCGACCTGCTCCTCGCGATGGCCACCGGCACCGGCAAGACCAAGACAGCCATTGCCCTGATCTACCGCCTCCTGAAGACCGGACGCGCCCGGCGGGTCCTATTCCTGGTCGACCGCGAGACCCTCGCTGTCCAGGCCGAGGGCAGCTTCGCCACCACCCGCCTGGAGGGCACGCGCACCTTCGCCGAGACCTTCGGCCTTACTGGCATCGACGACGGCCCAGCCGACGCTTCGACGGCCGTCCACATCACCACCGTGCAGGGCCTCGCCCGCCGGGTGCTGTCGGACAGCCCGCCCCCGGTGGACACCTACGACCTGATCGTGGTCGACGAGGCGCACCGCGGGTACACCCTCGACCGCGACCTCGCCGACGCCGAACTGGGCTGGCGGGACGAATCGGAGTACGTCAGCCGCTACCGGCAGGTGCTGGAGCACTTCGACGCCGTGAAAGTCGCCCTGACCGCCACGCCGGCCCTGCACACCACGCAGATCTTCGGGCTGCCCGTCTTCGCCTACACCTACCGTGACGCGGTGCTCGACGGTGTCCTGGTGGATCACGACCCGCCCTATCTCATCGAAACCGAGCTCAGCACGAGCGGGCTGCAGTTCAGGCGCGGCGACACCATCCCTACCTACACGCCCGGCGCAGACGCCACCGAACTGTACGAGGCCCCGGACGACATCGGCCTGGAGGTCGAAGATTTCAACCGCCGCGTGATCACCCGGGGCTTCAACCGGGCGGTGTGTGCCTTCCTGGCGCAGAACATCAGCCCCACTGGGCCGGAGAAGACCCTGATCTTCGCCGTGAACGACCTGCACGCCGACGAGATCGTGGCCACCCTGAAGGAGGAACTGCGCCGGGTCCATGGCGAGGTCGACGACGGATCGGTGGTCAAGATCACCAGCAAGAGTGACCAGCCGCGCAAGCTCACGCACCGCTTCCGCACCGAGGTTCAGCCGGCCATCGCGGTGACGGTGGACCTCCTGACCACCGGCATCGACGTGCCGGCCATCACCAACCTAGTGTTCCTGCGGCGGGTGGGCAGCCGCATTCTCTTCGAGCAGATGCTGGGTCGCGCTACCCGGCAGGCCCCGGACATCGGCAAGACGACCTTCCGCATCTACGACGCCGTGCGCGCCTATGAGGCCGTGCAGGACTTCACGACCATGGGGCCGGTGGTCCGCCAGCCCAGCCGCACCTTCGTCAGCCTCGCCGAGGATGCCCTGCGTGCGCCGACGCCGGAAGCCCGGTTGCTGCTGCGTGACGAACTCGTCGCCAAGCTCCAGCGGGTCCGCCGGCGGCTCACCGACGCGGCGAAGGACACCTTCGAGGGCGAGACCAGCCTGAGCGTGGAGGCGTTCCTGGGGGCCCTACGGGGCGCGGCCGCGGCCGATCTTCCAGTCCTGCTGGAGAGTGCCGCGCCGGTGATGGTCGTCCTCGACACGGGGCGCACGCGGGGCGGGCAGCCCATCTTCATCAGCGATCACGAAGACACCGTGGTATCAGTCGTCCAGGCTTACCCGACCGGACAGCGTCCCGACGACTACCTCGCGGGGTTTCTGACCTTCATCGAGCGCGAGCGCGACCGTCTGCCTGCCCTCACCGCCGTGCTCACCCGGCCGGGCAGCCTGGGCCGCGCGGACCTGCTGGCGCTGCGCCGCGAACTCGATCGTCAGGGCTTCAGCGAGGCGGCGCTGCGCACCGCTTTCGCGCAGACGCGGCAGGTGGACGCTGCCGCGAGCATCATCGGCTTCATTCGGGCGGCTGCCGGGAACGAGGCCCCGCAGCCGTTCGAAGCGCGGGTGGACGCCGCCTTGGCGCGGCTGCTCGGCTCGCGGACGTGGACGCCGCCGCAGCCCACCTGGCTGACCCGCCTCGCCAGCCAGCTCAAGGCCAACCAGGTGATCGACCGGGCCTTCATGGACGAGCCGAGCAATCCCGTACGCCGCGAGGTGGGAGGCTTCGATCGCCTGAACGAGCGCATCTTCGGGGGCGAGCTGCCGACCATCCTGGAGCGGCTGCAGGACGAGGTCTGGGCCCGGGCTGGATAA
- a CDS encoding LysR family transcriptional regulator encodes MQLDLNLLRALDVLLEEGSVGGAAFRLNLSEPAMSRTLGRIRRVTGDAILVRSGRFMTPTPYALSIQEQVHATVLQARALLQPPEALDLATLQRSFTLRGHDALLDALVPHVVSEVTRQAPRVQLRLLSETQGRTDEEVQDLRRGETDLMLGAAPPPAPDLVTEVVGHDHLTVALRAQHPLLTGELTAERFAAAQHVSVSRRGRLHGPVDVALAKQGLTREVVVAVPVAAVAAQLAAQSELLISVPAKMMGATLSALGLERRPVPVRVEPVPVMMTWHMRTDGDAASRWFRDEVRGVVRQILS; translated from the coding sequence ATGCAACTCGATCTGAATCTGTTGAGGGCGTTAGATGTGCTCTTAGAAGAGGGCAGTGTCGGCGGCGCGGCCTTCCGGCTGAACCTGTCTGAACCGGCGATGAGCCGTACGCTGGGGCGGATCCGGCGGGTGACCGGGGACGCCATCCTGGTTCGCAGCGGCCGGTTCATGACACCGACGCCCTATGCCCTGAGCATCCAGGAACAGGTGCATGCCACGGTGCTCCAGGCACGGGCACTCCTCCAGCCCCCAGAGGCCCTCGATCTTGCGACGCTCCAGCGCTCCTTTACGTTGCGCGGGCACGACGCCTTGCTGGATGCACTGGTGCCACACGTGGTCAGCGAAGTGACACGGCAAGCACCAAGGGTGCAATTACGCTTGCTGAGTGAGACCCAGGGGCGTACGGACGAAGAGGTGCAAGATCTGCGCCGCGGCGAGACCGATCTCATGTTGGGCGCGGCTCCTCCACCGGCACCGGATCTGGTGACGGAAGTGGTCGGGCATGACCACCTGACTGTGGCGTTGCGGGCGCAGCATCCGTTGCTGACAGGGGAGCTGACAGCGGAGCGGTTTGCAGCGGCACAACACGTCAGTGTTTCGCGTCGAGGTCGTCTGCATGGCCCGGTGGATGTTGCACTTGCGAAGCAGGGACTGACCCGCGAAGTTGTCGTGGCTGTCCCGGTCGCAGCGGTCGCTGCACAGCTTGCCGCCCAAAGTGAGCTGCTCATCAGTGTGCCCGCGAAGATGATGGGAGCGACACTGAGCGCCTTAGGACTGGAGAGACGTCCAGTCCCTGTACGCGTTGAGCCCGTGCCGGTGATGATGACTTGGCATATGCGAACAGATGGAGATGCCGCGAGCCGCTGGTTCAGAGATGAGGTGCGCGGTGTCGTACGACAGATCTTGAGCTAG
- a CDS encoding NADPH-dependent F420 reductase — MSGAPLTVSILGTGRVGTHLAIALLQQGHTVILGSRSPEEATARWTGPTVPILPLAAAASAAPLVVNALPGEQALTVLSGLETALAGRVLLDVANATTRTEGGLTLLYPGSSLAERLQLVLPETRVVKSLNTMMYRVMTDPQGQAMPPTVFLAGNDDGAKQAVRELLGALGWQPEWQLDLGDVTAARGTEALFLVVPSLVQVLGFVPFSVSVTQARKSGLEQTNR; from the coding sequence ATGTCAGGCGCCCCCCTCACTGTCAGCATCCTGGGCACCGGTCGCGTCGGCACGCATCTCGCGATAGCGCTTCTTCAGCAAGGCCATACGGTCATCCTGGGCAGCCGCTCCCCTGAAGAGGCCACCGCTCGCTGGACGGGGCCCACCGTGCCGATTCTTCCCCTAGCAGCAGCGGCAAGCGCGGCTCCGCTCGTCGTGAATGCCTTACCCGGCGAGCAGGCCTTGACCGTACTCAGCGGTCTGGAAACCGCGCTCGCTGGCCGGGTCCTGCTGGATGTGGCCAATGCCACGACCCGCACGGAGGGGGGTCTGACCCTGCTCTATCCTGGGAGCAGTCTGGCCGAACGGCTTCAACTGGTGCTGCCGGAGACGCGAGTGGTGAAGTCGCTCAATACCATGATGTACCGCGTCATGACCGATCCACAGGGACAGGCTATGCCGCCGACCGTGTTCCTTGCAGGAAACGATGATGGGGCCAAGCAGGCTGTCCGGGAACTGCTGGGGGCCCTGGGATGGCAGCCGGAGTGGCAACTGGACTTGGGGGACGTCACGGCGGCGCGCGGTACGGAAGCGCTGTTTTTGGTGGTGCCGTCTCTGGTGCAAGTCTTGGGGTTTGTCCCGTTCAGTGTGAGCGTGACGCAAGCCAGGAAGTCTGGGCTCGAGCAGACGAATCGATAG
- a CDS encoding inositol monophosphatase family protein — protein sequence MTTQPDQLLLDPVVHALREAGTVLRSRFDPHRRPPTTLEDVVQAIDANDAAVLEVLRPRLEALRPQAHWAEDELESGALPDGEWWVVDPAEGNINHVQGLTEWGVTATLIRDNQPVLTAAYLPLQEQLFTAVQGGGAFLNGTPLQVSDKRELQAAIVGTGQARPGEDPRDLYRLGLSVPAVMERALVVRVSVPATLPLLEVASGHLDAFWQFSGVRSGLVSGALLVQEAGGQVTDVLGQPWTVQSSTFVASTPGIHTALVDVLSPLDGAGA from the coding sequence ATGACAACTCAACCCGATCAACTGCTCCTTGACCCTGTGGTGCACGCCTTGCGCGAAGCGGGTACTGTACTTCGCTCCCGCTTCGATCCCCATCGCCGCCCGCCTACAACCCTGGAGGACGTCGTCCAGGCCATTGACGCCAATGACGCTGCTGTTCTGGAGGTCCTGCGCCCCCGCCTGGAAGCTCTTCGCCCCCAGGCCCATTGGGCAGAGGACGAATTGGAAAGCGGGGCCCTGCCAGACGGAGAGTGGTGGGTGGTGGACCCGGCCGAAGGCAACATCAACCACGTGCAGGGCCTGACCGAGTGGGGCGTCACCGCCACGCTGATCCGTGACAACCAGCCTGTCCTGACCGCCGCCTATCTCCCCCTGCAAGAGCAGCTCTTCACGGCGGTTCAGGGAGGCGGCGCCTTCCTGAACGGAACGCCGCTGCAGGTGTCGGACAAGCGGGAGTTGCAGGCCGCCATCGTCGGCACGGGACAGGCCCGACCCGGGGAAGACCCGCGTGACCTGTACCGCTTAGGTCTCTCCGTCCCAGCCGTGATGGAACGCGCCCTGGTCGTGCGCGTGTCGGTCCCGGCCACCCTCCCGCTGCTGGAGGTCGCGTCTGGACATTTGGACGCGTTCTGGCAGTTCAGCGGTGTGCGCAGCGGGCTGGTGTCCGGGGCACTCCTGGTCCAGGAGGCGGGCGGTCAGGTCACGGACGTGCTCGGGCAGCCTTGGACGGTGCAGAGTTCGACCTTCGTGGCCAGCACGCCCGGGATTCACACCGCACTGGTCGACGTGCTGTCACCCCTCGATGGGGCGGGGGCCTGA
- a CDS encoding DUF4260 domain-containing protein, with protein sequence MRQDSTTTLLRLEAAGVFALTLTAYLMTGGPSWLWFLVLLPDLSFLAYLAGSRTGAAGYNFAHSYLTPMLLGLVGVLTHHPFLLSAALIWAAHIAADRVLGYGLKRTSGFGDTHLSQKQSGKTMKVQSLQGVQA encoded by the coding sequence ATGAGACAGGATTCGACTACCACCCTGCTGCGTCTGGAAGCTGCCGGCGTCTTCGCCCTCACCCTCACCGCCTACCTGATGACCGGTGGCCCCAGCTGGCTGTGGTTCCTGGTGCTGTTGCCTGATCTCTCGTTCCTCGCCTACCTCGCTGGCTCCCGGACGGGCGCGGCCGGGTACAACTTCGCGCACAGCTACCTCACACCCATGCTGCTGGGCCTCGTGGGCGTGCTAACCCACCACCCGTTCCTGCTCAGTGCTGCCCTGATCTGGGCCGCGCACATTGCTGCCGACCGCGTGCTCGGTTACGGCCTCAAGCGGACCAGTGGCTTCGGTGACACCCACCTCAGCCAGAAACAGTCAGGAAAGACCATGAAGGTACAGTCCTTGCAGGGGGTACAGGCATGA
- a CDS encoding alpha/beta fold hydrolase, giving the protein MSFPQSASTQPPKTQYLQRPDGQLAYDDQGQGPLIVAVPGLGDLRQTYRLLTPQLVAADYRVVTLDPRGQGESSAQWPTYSPMSLGDDLSALIEHLGSGPAVVVSNSYSGGAAIWTAVQTPALVASIVLISPFVRDPKTSAMQRLMLSAMTHGPWKVGAWMAYLGTLFKGGKPNDDAAYRARLSANLREPGRYAALQAMLGETRAPIEARLGEVQAPSLVLLGRADPDFTDPAAEAHFIATALHGEEVLLEGTGHYPQAERPDETARTILQFLAKHPEV; this is encoded by the coding sequence ATGAGCTTCCCCCAGTCCGCCAGTACACAGCCTCCGAAGACCCAGTATCTCCAGCGCCCCGATGGTCAACTGGCCTACGACGACCAAGGACAAGGCCCGCTGATCGTGGCGGTACCCGGCCTGGGCGACTTGCGGCAGACCTACCGCCTGCTTACACCCCAGCTGGTTGCTGCCGATTACCGGGTGGTAACGCTCGATCCGCGCGGCCAGGGCGAATCGAGCGCCCAGTGGCCCACCTATTCCCCCATGTCGCTTGGCGACGACCTCAGCGCCCTGATCGAACACTTGGGCAGCGGCCCTGCCGTCGTCGTCAGCAACTCCTACAGTGGCGGCGCGGCGATCTGGACAGCGGTGCAGACGCCCGCTCTCGTCGCGTCAATAGTCCTGATCAGTCCTTTCGTCCGCGATCCGAAGACGTCTGCCATGCAGCGCCTGATGCTGAGTGCCATGACGCATGGCCCCTGGAAGGTCGGAGCCTGGATGGCGTACCTCGGCACGCTGTTCAAGGGGGGTAAGCCCAATGACGACGCGGCCTACCGGGCCCGGCTGAGCGCCAACCTGCGTGAGCCGGGCCGGTATGCGGCGCTCCAGGCGATGCTGGGCGAGACCCGCGCGCCCATCGAAGCCCGGCTCGGCGAAGTCCAGGCCCCGAGCCTGGTGCTGCTGGGCCGGGCCGACCCGGATTTCACCGACCCCGCCGCGGAGGCCCACTTCATCGCCACGGCCCTGCACGGCGAAGAAGTACTGCTAGAAGGGACCGGGCATTACCCACAGGCTGAGCGTCCAGATGAGACAGCACGCACCATTCTCCAGTTCCTGGCAAAGCACCCGGAGGT
- a CDS encoding DUF4145 domain-containing protein: protein MTLSHSNFADLARTDPLLAQLGYLAERYLLDDPNTALLKLRQYAEALTQVIAARSGLLVEGETQHDRLARLRREGILPQEVWQLLTELRRTGNEASHAFTGEHEQALNLLQFAWILGVWLIRTFHDAGYVRGEFILPQSAERPEDLRALLAQAEAARQDAEARLAQVQAQAPSSPARVVQAAQAAATQLDLTEDQTRQLIDVQLRSVGWEVDSAKLRYSLGTRPEAGRNLAIAEWPTATGPADYVLFLGATPVAVVEAKRINKAVMSSLEQAARYSQGFDLSGPEMTSPGRPWGAPDPFHIPFLYATNGRPYLAQLKTQSGIWFRDARRSVNPSYPLPGWHTPEGLRALLEQNVNTAEAQLIHEDLDYSVGLRQWPSWRSKPPCAPGSATCSSRWPPAPARPRQPLP from the coding sequence GTGACTTTGTCTCATTCCAATTTTGCCGACCTCGCCCGTACTGATCCTCTCCTGGCCCAGCTGGGCTACCTCGCGGAACGCTACCTTCTCGACGACCCCAACACCGCCCTGCTTAAGCTGCGCCAGTACGCTGAGGCGCTGACGCAGGTCATTGCTGCCCGCTCTGGCCTGCTGGTTGAGGGCGAAACGCAGCACGACCGCCTGGCCCGGCTGCGCCGCGAGGGCATCCTTCCGCAGGAGGTCTGGCAGCTCCTCACCGAATTGCGCCGCACCGGCAACGAGGCGAGCCACGCCTTCACCGGTGAGCACGAGCAGGCCCTGAATCTTCTGCAGTTTGCCTGGATCCTGGGCGTGTGGTTGATCCGGACCTTCCACGATGCCGGGTACGTGCGGGGCGAGTTCATCCTGCCTCAGTCCGCCGAACGTCCTGAAGACCTGCGTGCCCTGCTTGCCCAGGCGGAGGCAGCCCGGCAGGACGCCGAAGCCCGGCTTGCTCAGGTGCAGGCCCAGGCGCCCAGCAGTCCGGCCCGAGTCGTACAGGCTGCGCAGGCCGCCGCGACCCAGCTCGACCTTACTGAAGACCAGACCCGGCAGCTGATCGATGTCCAACTCCGGTCGGTGGGCTGGGAAGTCGACAGTGCGAAGTTGCGCTACAGCCTGGGAACCCGCCCAGAGGCAGGCCGGAATCTGGCCATCGCGGAATGGCCCACCGCTACGGGGCCGGCCGACTATGTCCTGTTCCTCGGCGCCACGCCCGTCGCAGTGGTCGAGGCGAAGCGAATAAACAAGGCCGTGATGAGCAGCTTGGAGCAGGCCGCCCGTTACAGCCAGGGCTTCGACCTGTCAGGACCAGAAATGACGTCTCCCGGTAGGCCCTGGGGGGCACCGGACCCGTTCCACATTCCCTTCCTCTATGCCACCAACGGCCGCCCGTATCTCGCGCAGCTCAAGACCCAGAGCGGCATCTGGTTCCGCGACGCGCGCCGGAGCGTCAACCCGAGTTACCCCCTGCCGGGCTGGCACACGCCCGAGGGGCTCCGCGCTCTGCTCGAACAGAACGTCAACACGGCCGAGGCGCAGCTCATCCACGAGGATCTCGACTACAGCGTGGGTCTGCGGCAATGGCCATCCTGGCGGTCGAAGCCGCCCTGCGCACCGGGCAGCGCGACCTGCTCCTCGCGATGGCCACCGGCACCGGCAAGACCAAGACAGCCATTGCCCTGA